A segment of the Bacillus pseudomycoides genome:
TACGTACAGCTGTGGAGGTGAATCAGTTGATTGTATGAGTATTAGCAGGTAAAGCATTATGATGTATATGAATGGGGAGGGGATGTGCAAGTTAATTCAGGAATAATTTTTAATTCTGAAAAAACTATTTACTGTATGATTTGGATTGAATATTATTATATATAAAAGAAAAATAAGGGGTGTTTGAAATGAATCCGTTATTACTTGATTTCCCTTCTGAATTTTATACAGACAGGCTTTTTATTCGAATGCCGAAACCAGGAGATGGAAAAGCGGTATATGAAGCTATCAATGCATCGATAGAAGAACTAAAGCCGTGGATGGTTTTCGCTCAAAAAGAGCAAACAGAAGAAGAAATCGAAGCGAGTATAAGAAGGTCGCATATTCAATTTTTACAACGTGAAGATTTGAGATTACTAGTATTTTTAAAAGAAACAGGTGAATTTGTAGCTTCTGCTGGATTGCATCGTATTGATTGGGAAATACCAAAATTTGAAATTGGATATTGGATAAATTCGCACTTTGGCGGAAAAGGCTATATGACAGAAGCGGCGCAAGGTATTATGG
Coding sequences within it:
- a CDS encoding GNAT family N-acetyltransferase, producing the protein MNPLLLDFPSEFYTDRLFIRMPKPGDGKAVYEAINASIEELKPWMVFAQKEQTEEEIEASIRRSHIQFLQREDLRLLVFLKETGEFVASAGLHRIDWEIPKFEIGYWINSHFGGKGYMTEAAQGIMDYAFSELKANRIEIRCDSRNVKSRAIPERLGFNLEGILESSSVAVDGNGLRDTCVFAMTRNRYEKEEL